One genomic window of Trichomycterus rosablanca isolate fTriRos1 chromosome 1, fTriRos1.hap1, whole genome shotgun sequence includes the following:
- the trim44 gene encoding tripartite motif-containing protein 44 produces MNPSQAPWNSSKDDDLPQMDGTCDACEPDEPQPATQLCVICCFAFCEVHGEKHTRSTRHPLQPYSTPEPPAEPGLSAHPQSIDEAQTEVPENRLEGANAAESGRAGGGAGVEMEEEEERSANESRKRDTVTVERLRCKEHNQEGSLYCKHDEKIVCVLCAVQGEHREHEIITLREAYIWQKSKEGVDLLARTQDMSEKIKTKWTSPDMSPEELECYVNQQFEDLHRLVRMEEWRVLHLVDLKEAFLTAQAAEKIAEISVQTEKLQEEMDSITQQLGELDQAEQNGVAPASLAPILAAPPRPPGAVPMEARPLMDPEARPRLPAQRRGPQDPRDYGDDGDSSMGHAP; encoded by the exons ATGAACCCCTCACAAGCACCCTGGAATAGCAGCAAGGATGACGACTTGCCTCAGATGGACGGCACGTGTGATGCGTGTGAACCAGATGAGCCGCAGCCCGCCACGCAGTTGTGTGTGATTTGCTGCTTTGCGTTTTGCGAGGTCCACGGTGAAAAACACACTCGAAGCACCAGACATCCACTTCAGCCCTACAGCACCCCAGAACCCCCTGCAGAACCAGGACTCAGTGCCCACCCCCAGAGCATCGATGAGGCTCAGACTGAGGTACCTGAAAACAGGCTGGAGGGAGCCAACGCTGCTGAAAGTGGACGTGCAGGTGGTGGTGCAGGTGTAGAGATGGAAGAAGAGGAAGAACGGAGTGCAAATGAATCACGAAAAAGAGATACAGTGACTGTAGAGAGACTGAGGTGTAAGGAACATAATCAGGAGGGCTCGCTCTACTGCAAACATGATGagaagattgtgtgtgtgttgtgtgcagTCCAGGGTGAACACAGAGAGCATGAGATCATCACACTCCGCGAGGCCTACATATGGCAGAAA AGTAAAGAGGGTGTTGATCTGCTAGCACGCACTCAAGACATGTCAGAGAAGATCAAGACAAAGTGGACCAGTCCAGAT ATGAGCCCAGAGGAGTTGGAGTGCTACGTAAACCAGCAATTCGAAGACCTGCACAGACTGGTGCGTATGGAGGAGTGGCGTGTGCTTCATTTGGTGGACCTGAAGGAGGCCTTTCTGACAGCGCAGGCTGCTGAGAAGATCGCAGAAATCAGTGTGCAGACTGAAAAACTGCAGGAGGAGATGGACTCCATCACGCAGCAGCTAGGTGAACTGGACCAGGCCGAGCAAAACGGTGTTGCACCAGCCAGTCTGGCACCTATTCTGGCAGCACCGCCACGCCCACCTGGTGCTGTTCCTATGGAAGCCAGGCCTCTG